The DNA sequence CATATGCTGAATGATCGGTGGCCACAAGCACGCAGTCAACGGAAGAGAGGTTTTCTTTGGTTAAGGGAGTACTGGTTAATTCATATGAATATCGCCTCACCGGCTTTAAAGCCGGGATGTGCGGGTCATTGTACATGACTTCCGCGCCTTTTTGATACAGCAGTTCCATTAACTTGAATGAAGGTGATTCACGGCAATCATCAACATCTTTTTTATACGCCGCCCCCAGAAGAAGAACTTTTGCTCCCTTGATGGTCTTTCCGTGTTCGTTTAATGCTTCAACCGTTCGCTGAATAACATAATAAGGCATTGCAGAGTTGATTTCTCCTGCTAATTCGATGAATTTTGTCGGAAAATCAAATTCCCGCGCCTTGGAGGTCAGATAAAAGGGATCAATGGGGATACAATGCCCGCCCAAACCCGGACCGGGGTAAAAAGGCATGAAACCAAAGGGTTTGGTGCTTGCAGCCTGTATGACTTCCCAGACATCAATATCCATGCGATGACACAACATCTTGAGTTCGTTAACCAGAGCGATATTGACACTTCTGAAGATATTCTCCAAAAGCTTCGTCAATTCGGCTATCTGGGTTGAGGACACCGGAACCACCTTCTCAAGAGATATGCTGTAAGCTTTCTGGGCGATACGCGTTGAATCGGCATCAATGCCACCAACGACCTTGGGAATATTGGCGGTTGCGAATTTCGGGTTGCCCGGATCCTCTCTTTCCGGCGAAAACGCCAAGGCAAAATCAACTCCGCCTTTGAGGCCGGTTTCTTCCAGGATCGGTTGCAGCACTTCAACCGTTGT is a window from the Pseudomonadota bacterium genome containing:
- a CDS encoding nucleotide sugar dehydrogenase, which produces EPDILIICVPTPLTKNREPDMQYIEATGKSIARTLRAGQLVILESTTYPGTTVEVLQPILEETGLKGGVDFALAFSPEREDPGNPKFATANIPKVVGGIDADSTRIAQKAYSISLEKVVPVSSTQIAELTKLLENIFRSVNIALVNELKMLCHRMDIDVWEVIQAASTKPFGFMPFYPGPGLGGHCIPIDPFYLTSKAREFDFPTKFIELAGEINSAMPYYVIQRTVEALNEHGKTIKGAKVLLLGAAYKKDVDDCRESPSFKLMELLYQKGAEVMYNDPHIPALKPVRRYSYELTSTPLTKENLSSVDCVLVATDHSAYDYDFILEHAKLLVDTRNVFGGKKGTEGKVVPA